CTTGTCAGATGAAAATATCCACCCATCCAAAGTTCTTAAGAGTTCATTCACCTTTCTGCCTGCATCAAATCTATTTGAAAGGAAATAAAGTCTCGATTGAGGTAAAAAGCCTATGAAAGAATGTTTGTAGGTAGTGTGAGGGTGTGTGGGAGGATCACAACCACGTTTATGTACACATACagcatatgcatatacatacctacacacacacacaccctctatAAATATATTCTGCCCAAATTAGCACAAACCCACAGCTTCAAAACTAAATCTGCTAAATCTGACCCAAACCATAGATACTGAGCCATGGCTACTTCCTGCAAGCAGATGCATTACCTCTGTGACAAAGTCAATCGCAAGTTACAAAAAGGGTAGTAAGTAAATATCACTATAGGTACCTagctacatttttttaatttaaatgcaaAACTTACTTATCACCTCAGGATACTGACCATGTTGTATGATTTCTGCACAATACCCAGAATATCCTAGACACTAAAAAATACTAAATTTACAACTTAAGGCTTGCTTCACAGTGGTTTAATATGAACAGAGTTCAATATGACATTATCTGACAGAAGAATGAACAGTTTGCTGAATAAAAGCCCCGAGTCAGGATATATACATAGCAGAAATGGGGCCTCAGGCACTCAGCACTTGTGCAcaatgaaagaaggaaatctttaaaaaaaaaaaaaagtaatagagGATACAAATAAAAAAGGCAGCAACACCACCAACTTTGGGGAGGTGGGAAAGGGAGCAGAGCCTCTCTCTAGGGGCTACTCAGCCCCTGGCACAGGTTCAGCAGCTAGAGAGCTGATATGTCTTGGGGAACTTCAACATTTATATGGACTCCAATCCCATGTCAAAATTCAGTCCTGTTCTCTCCATCAGAGTCTTGTCAGTCAGTAACCTTTTTTCCCCAAGACCCCATATAAAGCACTCCAACCCTTCCATGACAGGGAGTCTACACAAAGAGCCCCCACTTTCATCCTGACACCAGAGTTGACTTGCTCTCATTCCACCACTTGGGATAGGTACCAGACCCCAGCAAACAAACCACTACCTTCCAGACAGAAGCCCAGGAAAGCTGCCAGCCTCAAGAAGCTACTCCAGACTTGAAGATTTGGGAAATCCATACCTAGCTGCTATCCCTTGCTCAACTTCTGCTGAGAATTCTCATGGGAAACAAGTGCAGGCAGCTCAGTGACCCTGTTACCAAGCTGGGGAGGGGACTGACAACTCTTTCCCCTGAGCCCCATTCAGCAGCTCAAAGTGCTTAGGGGAAGTCAGAGATGGTGTGGTTTGTTTTTGTGCTTCTACCCTGTGGCAGCACTAAATGGGATGGGGGGAAGGGACAATGGAAGGAAAGGAGTGGGCAGGTACCCAGAAAATGATCCACTCCCACCCTTCAGGGAGTTACCTGGCAGTGGTGAGTTGCCCCCACCCCTCAAGCCACCAAACCTGCAAAGCTAACCCATAAAGTAGCAAGGGCTTGGGGAGGGAGAACTGTTGGCCCATCATGACTCACCTGCTGGTGAACAAGAACAGGCAGCCAGAGTGGGGAGCCACAGAGGAGAGGGACTGGGCAACAGGAGCTCCCCTCCTGCCCTATGGCTTTCTTCTGACTCAAGCAGCCATGACAATGGGCCCAGAAAACCCAAACACCTTGCTCCACAAAACAGACTGCTTAGACTCTAGGAGGATTACTGCCATAAAAAGCAACCAGGAGAGAGGGAGTAATAAAACAAACTGCTGAGAAAACCGGGAGCAGGCCTAGAGAAAACAAGGAGAGCTTTTGGGTCTCTACCACCCtcccaaaaaggaaaaagttcaTGCAGGTAGGAAAGGCAGGGTTTTTCCCTGCTCTGTGTTCCTGGTTAAACCTAAAAGTAAGAAAAATCCCCTGGACTTGCAGCATCAGTATGTATCCAAGTACCCCACCAGCACAAGACTCCCTGACACCCCCCCCAAAGAAGGTTAGCCTTCTGGTATGGGTAAATGACCAAGAAATGGCCTTCTAGTCCaatccccacacacacaccccaacctCAAGCAAAGGGCATCTGCCTGTGGTTTCCCACCTCTCCTCAGAGAAGAGGATCCTAGCAGAGTGCCCATCATGTAGTCATGTACCAAGGAACACAATGCCAGACAGTCTTATCAGGCCAGGGGATGGGAAGCCAACTTCagatcagagagagagacaggcttaGTGTAAAAACCAATGTCGTTTCAGCAGGAAAAGTAGAGGGCAAGCGGTGAGAGGCTCTCCTACTGGCGCACCTTCCCGGGGACGTAGTTCCTGTCAATTGCCTCCTCTTGCAGGAACATGTGTAGGCAGCGTTCATTCTGAGCTAGTGGGTGCCCAGCAATTCTATAAAGAGACCAAGATGATTATCAGTACTATTTGGGACCAGAGATAATTTGCAGAGGCATGGGGGTATAGACAGGGGAGGAAGTACAAGGTCAGCCCTAAGGTTCAAGCAAGTAGAGGATAGCAGCAGGGTAGCACTTCAACCCTAATTGTACAGGGGAAAGGGACAGAGGGGGAAGGTAGGGGGAAATCCACCTCTAATATGCAGTGCTTTCTCAGGCCCTGACCTATAGGACCAGAATTCTGCTCAAAGGAATGGGGTTTTACTATCCCCGCACCTCACCACACCACCGGCACCACATCGTATTATCCATTacaaaacataaagaaagacCGTGATGGCAGAAGTAGCTAGACGAGCCCCCTGGGACTTGGCTTACTTGTTAATAAACTGTTCAAGGCCCTGCCTCCTTTCTTCAATGAAGGACTCCTCAAAGATCCCTTCATCTCCTCGAAAAGGGAGCTGCCGCTTCAAGGCTTTCCCAGGCAGTGGTGGTACTACAATCTGCCAACAAATGCAAAATATCAGCCACGTGGGAGATGACAGAGAGGGAACAAGAGAGTAAAACACTGTATACCTCCTTTCCCATCAGGCATAGGGTCCATCCTATCCTACAGCAGCAACTTGCAAGAACTGAGACTGTAAGGACAGTCAGGCTCAAGTCAAAAATTAATCCAACTCTGCTTCTGTGCTAGGACAGGTTTACCAcctcaaaagaaaggaaatcaactCCAAATATTCTTCTCTTTAACAATGCACTACTATCTAAGAATTTAGCTAGGCCTTTCCAACactatatttccatttttaatactTACAGAAGTTGTATGACTTTACTTGCTACTAAGTCAAGTAATACTTTTTATAAAGAACATGTCCTGAACTTACCACTTTCAAGTTTCAAAGGGTATCACCCAGATCCAGTATACGGGCATTTGGTTAGACAGTGTGTGTTCACTCTCTCCACTGCCTTCAAGATTTTATAAACTGTGATCATATGCCTCCCTCAGCCTATGCAGATCTCCTCCTCCAAGGGTGCCACACAGGGAACCATACCTTACTATCTCGCTCCAGCTCATTTTTTAGCCACTCAAAGTCACTATAGCGCCGCCGTACACAGGACTCCTTCAGCTTGAAGATAGGTAGGTTTGTCTACAAGGGAGGAAGAATGAGAGAAGGAGAGATGGTAAGTAATGCTCAGCCTTTGGTGGCCTCCTGTCAGAACCACTTGGACAGATCCTAGTGAAGGAACAGCTCTTCTGGACCATGCTCCTATAACCATTTCAAGACACTACCAGGTGAATACCAATTCTTACCACATCCAGCCTTGTCACATTAGCGTTTAGAAGTTCCCTGCTACTCAGAATTTATCCTACAAATTGACTTGAAGTTGTAAGTAGGTATGCACAAGGGTTTTCACTgcatttattatttgtaataataataaatgccctagaggttaccaaagggaaggggtgggggaaggagggtgggaagggagggagaa
This DNA window, taken from Manis pentadactyla isolate mManPen7 chromosome X, mManPen7.hap1, whole genome shotgun sequence, encodes the following:
- the SNX12 gene encoding sorting nexin-12 isoform X5, with amino-acid sequence MSDTAVADTRRLNSKPQDLTDAYGPPSNFLEIDIFNPQTVGVGRARFTTYEVRMRTNLPIFKLKESCVRRRYSDFEWLKNELERDSKIVVPPLPGKALKRQLPFRGDEGIFEESFIEERRQGLEQFINKIAGHPLAQNERCLHMFLQEEAIDRNYVPGKEKG
- the SNX12 gene encoding sorting nexin-12 isoform X4, with the protein product MSDTAVADTRRLNSKPQDLTDAYGPPSNFLEIDIFNPQTVGVGRARFTTYEVRMRTNLPIFKLKESCVRRRYSDFEWLKNELERDSKIVVPPLPGKALKRQLPFRGDEGIFEESFIEERRQGLEQFINKIAGHPLAQNERCLHMFLQEEAIDRNYVPGKLWSSLVKNGRMELRKGVFPPLKLRGI
- the SNX12 gene encoding sorting nexin-12 isoform X3 produces the protein MSDTAVADTRRLNSKPQDLTDAYGPPSNFLEIDIFNPQTVGVGRARFTTYEVRMRTNLPIFKLKESCVRRRYSDFEWLKNELERDSKIVVPPLPGKALKRQLPFRGDEGIFEESFIEERRQGLEQFINKIAGHPLAQNERCLHMFLQEEAIDRNYVPGKPTGAVPPRPVQNSSSDVAAEVVGIGDREWSKSLRASGRGL